The window GAACCTCCACAACTATCTCAGAATTCTCCCTTTTCACTTTGCCCATTTTCTCCATCTGTTCTAGGGCTGGACTTAAACAAAAAGCTAACAAAATGGATGTATACCCTTTCCTAAGCAGCTCATTCTTATATGTCCTCACTTCGCTACTAACCACCATTCCTACAAAAGTGATCTtatccctctttccttctccattttttaaaaaatttatttttattttaaatcctcacctgaggatattttttccattgatttttagagagagtggaagggaaggagggggagaaaagaggaaaaagtgagaaaaacgtcgatgtgaaagagacatcaattggttgcctcccacatgtgccccggtAGGGGCTGGTgatgaacctgaaacccaggcacatgcccttgactgggagtcgaaccttCGACCCTTCAGTGATAGGGACTGATGtgctaaccacttagcaacaccagctagggcactcCACTACTTATTAGTATGGCTGGTGCCTTTGGGCAAGTTTCTAACCTTTTTCTATAAGAGGAAAGAGATCTGACTTATGGAAGTAAGGATTAAACTCAGGGCTTTCCTTCTCCATTTTGCCACCGATCCCTCCATACCTCCACTCTCTGATTCTCGTTCCTCTTTGCTGATTTTCTCCAAAAGGTTTGagcacattttatttaaactctGGATCTGCTTCTGTAACACACAAATTGGTAGAGAGATTAGGGCAAGCAAGAAATGATTGTGGGGAAGCTGCTTTCTTGTGCTCTTTCAGGGGCAACTTATATGCAATCAACTGTGCATCCTATGAAACAGCAATAGTAAAGCCTAGCTTCTCATGTgggacttgggggtggggggcagcagggcAGTGAATCAGTCCAACCTGAGCTACATCAGCACCGATGCGGGCAGCATCTGTTGTCAGTTGCTTCTCTTGCTCTTCAACCTCAGGGTCAGGCTTGGTTCTCAGATGGTCAGGGACTACCTCATGGCTGAAAACAGGTACTCGTCCTTCCGTCTGCCGCTGTTAAACACAGCTTTTATTAATCATCCTAGGCATTCCAAGAAGAGTCAATCTGGACCGATATATAGGTCCTGTCACAGGCAAACAGTGCATTTTCAGGAAAAACACAGCCTAAGATGTATGATACTTTGCTTCCTAGGACACCATACCCCTCACTCTATCATTCATCTCTGTTTCCTCACACTCCTATCTGTACTAGACACAGGGGCAAATCTCTCTGCTACATTTTAATCAAAGACTAAAATATACAAAGTTACAATAGAAAATGCATTTTGCTCCAGACAGGTGTTGGATGAGAAAGGCCTTTGCCTTGGTGGCAAGGTCTTCAGGTTTATTTGGGAGCAGCTCCCCAACTCCAGGACAAAAAGCAAGGCCTCCAAAATGCAGCCTCACTTATTGCTCCACATTCAGAACCTCTACAATAACCAGCCAACGACTGTGCTCTAGGCCCTTACCAAAGAACTTAATTTCCCAAGTTGTACCCTTCTCCTCCTCTTACCATAAGATCTTCATCACGGTCTGGGGACAACACCAGAGGGATGATGACCTGGTTACGGAACAGTGGTGTCTTTTCATGCTTCAAGACCTTGTTCAGAGTGTTCAACTGTCCAGAGAGCAAGGCAAAGTTGTCCAGGACAGAGGGCCTGGTGGTAGTAAGAAGGTGTCAGAATATTCCCAGTACAGTAGCCTCAAAGGGGTccttcagccctgactggtttggctcagtggatagagcgtcggtctgcagaccgagaggtcccgggttcgattccggtcaagggcatgtaccttggttgcgggcacatcccagtaggaggtgtgcaggaggcagctgatcgatgtttctctctcatcggtgtttctagctctctgtccctctcccttcctctctgtaaaaaaaaaaatcaataaaatatatatttaaaaaaaaaaaaaaaaggggtccTTCAGATTAGGAATACTCAGACTCACCCCCAAAAGACTCCTAGCCCTAGAGCTGGACTAGGTAGGAACCAGCGTGTCTTATAGGGATTGTGGGGTTAGAAAAGAGGGACACACTTTCAGTTTCTGACACAGATGGAGAAAAAAGTTCATTTCTTGAATGGGGTGAGGAACAGTGGCAAAATAGGAACcatgggggggaggttgggggttaatggggggatgagaacacatttgtaataccttaactaataataaaaaaaaaatcaataatatatatatatatatatatatatatatatatttaaaaaaaaaaaaaaggaaccatgCCTACACTGTTatcaccaaaagttcagaaacgGAGTAAAAGCCTCTTTTCTGGCCTGGAAATAAGATCTATATTTCCAGAGTAGGTTGGATTTAAAAGGCTCACCAATATCTATGGCAAGAGATCCAGTATGACCTTTGTGTTCCTACTGTAGTGGGAGGATTTCTTTTCAAAGAAGTCAAAGGGTGAGAATCAAAGCTAGAAAGAGCCTAGATTGGGAAACTGGGCATTTCTCTACTTCCTTGTCATGGAGGCCCTATATTATACTTCATTCGTTAAATGTTGGGAAACCTAGCTCTTACCAAATCATAAGATGTTTGCAAACTGATAAATGGTTCTATCACTGGAGGTGCCCTATTCACCAGGAGGCTTGGCCCCCCCACCCATGCAGCCCTCCCCAGATTACCCTGGCCATCCTTACCAGGTCAACCGGTCATACTCGTTCTCTAATTTGTAAATGAAACTCCCCAGTGAGTTCTTCAGATCAGCCACTTGACTCAGCAGTGCATCTAATGACGCTTCAAGCTGCTTCTCCTCCCTCTGCACCAATAGGAACAGGTTGGTTACTCAGATGAGGGTGAGTATGACGCATACAAAGGAAGGCTGAAAAGCCAGGATGACAGTATGCAACACTATTAAGTAACACAGGATCTCACTGGCATACGAGAGCCAGGTTGTTTTCTATCTTTGGTATTTGGGTTACAGACAGCATCAACTCTTAGACCTTTCAACTCATGCACCTGACCTCGATTCTTTCTACAACTGATTCCTTTCTCCATCATTTCCTAATTCATGCCTGGTTTTTCTCTGTACTAAGTATactctattccagtgatggcgaaccttttgagctcggcatgtcagcattttgaaaaaccctaacttaactctggtgccgtgtcacatatagaaattttttgatatttgcaaccatagtaaaacaaagatttatatttattttatatatttaaatgccatttaacaaagaaaaatcaaccaaaaaaatgagttcgcgtgtcagaggttcgccatcactgctctattctCTCATTGAGAACTTTTCTCGAGACCTAATGTCTGGGTTTATTCACTTTTGTGTACCTCTGCAGCATCGGTACGACTCTGTTCTAGAGCTTGCCTTGTGAGCCAGGCTGTTCTTGCCAATGGCACACAATCTCTGAGAAATCTACCTATACAGGAAGGTTTCTCTGACCACTGGCTGGCCTTGGACCACCACCGCAGCCCCTGCCTCAGCTCTTCATTTGCCCTCAGCACTTGATGTTTCAACCTTCTCCTTGCTGAATTAATCTGCACTCATTTTATCTCTGTGCCAACATTCCTGTGCCCCTTTCACAGGCTTATAAACATTTACTGACAGACGTCCAGGTGCAAGAAACTatgacaaatgaacaaaacaacataatgaatggggaaggcttggggtgggggttgggcaaaaagggagaaaatgggagacatctgtaatactgtcagcaattaaataaaaataaattttaaaaatgcaaatgtcgccccagctggtttggttcagtggacagagcatcggcccgcggactgaagggtctcgggatgattccagtcaagggcacatgcctgggttgcaagcttgatcctcagtagggggcgtgcaggaggcagcagatcaatgattctctctcatcattgatgtttctatctctctccctctcccttcctctctgaaatcaataaaactatatttttaaaaaatgcacacgTCCTAAGCACCAGACAAAAAACTGTaaatgctggggggtggggggagtcctgcaaaataattttttttctatctatagCCTCCGGTTTTACTTTGGGCACAGGTTGGGAAATCGTCTTGCAAACTCGCCAATGTGCAGGGCAGGAGCCACCCACGGCCTCAGATTATAATTAGTTTAGCTTTTGGCCACAGGGGTTCCACAATTTCTTCATCCCTCGGGCTTCTCTCCGATTGCAAATTCCCTGTTATTTCGGCATCCAACAGCCGGCCACCCCGGCACTTTCTTGAGTCGTCTTCCTTAAGATGCAGCTCAACCTTCCCAAATTACAACCTGGTCCTTTCCCATAACCTAGCAAATCAGTGATGCTTCCTCCCTCCCGATTTAGCCGTGGTTTCTCTCTGGTCAGCCGGGCTCCCAACCCATGTCATCTCCGCCTCTCTCCCCCGTAGGCCTCGCCCCTCCACCCCACGTTCCCTTAAGTGTCAGCCTCGGGCTCTGCCCCCTACTCTCAGCTTCAACTCCTCATTCTCTCCTCGGTCGGCCTACTCTCGGGCCGGTTAACCGAAACTAAGTGGCTATACCGATCGCCCCAACCAAATACTCACCTGCATAGCGGGGGCACTGTCTGCGGCAACCACCTCCTCTTCCGGTTTTCAAGTCAACGAGTCACGCGGAGAGGGTTGCTTCCACCAATCAGAGAGCGCATAAGTTGTCCCGCCTACTCACTTCCTGTTCCTGCCAGGTGCGCGGCAGCCGGGTCAGGGGTCACAAGCGGAACATCTTCCCTGGCCCGGGCCGGCGCGGGAGCGCTGTGTGATGGCTTCGGAACGCCCGGAGCCGGAGGTGAGGGGCGGGCGGGCGCAGCTCTGGGCCCCGAGATCCGAGGGCCCGGCGGCCTGGTCCGGCCGTGGCCTCCTCCGGGTCTTGGGGCGACCGGGCTGGCCCCGAAAGCCTGTCAGTTGAGCCTCCTCCCCGAGGTCCGCAATTTCCTCGAGGGGAAACTCGCTGCTTTGTGTTGTTTACTGAAATTTCATCCACGTCGCCGACTCTAAGGCTCTTGGGTGCTTTGACCTAATAATAGTATTAAAccctttattttgattttctgttgCAGTTTCAGGGGGCAACAGGGCGATGGACTTCCTTTTCCGATTTCTGCATTTCTTCAAACATTGGAATCCCATAAACAGCATGAGATAATTTATTTCTAGCGTTCATGCTTAGGGAAAGCAGTTTTGGTTTCGTGAAAATATTTTTGACTCGGAGTGAAACCTCGTTCCACTGTTGAGCTAACTTGGGGCAAGTTTTGACATCCCAGATGTTGTTTCCTTCATAAAATACCTATCTCATGGTGTGTTGTGAGGATCACAAGTATTAAACCAGAAAAAATGCATTTGAGGTATCAATTAGGTGGTAAGGACCTCGAAAGGAACGTCATATACCTTGTGTTATTCAAACTCGTGCGAGGAAGGTGGCAACACCCATTCTCGTTTACAGATAAAGGAAATTGGGACGTGAGGGAGGTTAAGTACCTTACCCAAGTGCCACTCAGCTGGCGGGTAGCAGAATTCTGCAGTTAGAAGCTCCCCGCATAAATCGCTCAGATCTGGAAGGAACAACATCACTCGGGGCGGTGTCCAATATCACAAGAGAATATGAGTAGGTGGGAAGGGTGAGGGGTGTGTATGATGACACAGATAGTAGTCATTACTAAATGGTTACTGCATACCAGGCATCATCCTAAGCACTTTACCAATACCAATGAATGCTCTCAACCCTATGAAGTCGACACTATTACCATCCCCATTTTTCAGTTgtggaaacaggcacagagaaattCAGAGAAACAGttgcacagctagtaagtagtAGAGCCAGGACTCCAAAAACAGGGGGCCTGGCTCCAGATCTTACGTTCTTAACCattatgtttaataataataaatacttataaataaTAAAGCAGCCATGGGATGGTAAATCTCCAGTTCACTGGGATTGGATGTGATGAGACTCAGGATTAAGTAGGAAATTATGccttatttaaaataatcagaCATATTCACAGGAAGAGCCCATGCATCAGAAATACCAGTATTGAGAAAAACCATGAAATAATTTATAGTCTATTTTGTTATGGattaaaacaaggaaataaaatggggaaatacaaCATACTTTCTAGGCAGATAGTCTTAAACAGCATTGTCCAGTAGAAACCTAATGCAAACCATCTATGTAAATTtcctagtagccacatttaaaaaggtaaaaagaaatggagaaaaattagtcatatatttatttaatcctatatttccaaaatattactttaacttataataaatatttttaaattatgagatattaatattctttttttgtaccaaatctttttatatatatatatatattttattgattttttacagagaggaagggagagggatagagagttagaaacatcgatgagagagaaacatcaatcagctgcctcctgcacacactcccactggggatgtgcctgcaaccaaggtacatgcccttgactggaatcgaacctgggacccttcagtccaaaggccgatgctctatccactgagccaaaccagttagggctgtactAAATCTTTAAAGTCTAGCATGCATTTTACACTTCAGCACATATCATTTTATACTAGCAATAATACTTCAAGTGCTTAGTAGCCCCATGCAGTAGCAGCTACCATATTGAACAGTGCAGATCTAAAGTAAGAGTCAAAACACACTCCTGGGAATCTCATTCAGCCAAAGATTAAGCATTTGTTAAGttcttgatttgcatttctgaaaATGTTATCTCAGGAAGTAAAGGGGGTAAAGAATTCTTCCGCCACTGGGCAGAAAAGTGACTGACCTTTAGGGTTGATACCACGCCTAGAGAGAGCGTTTGGGCATAGGCAGATTTAAGAAATCATTCGTTCatcaaatacttaaaatattttgagtgcTGTTATGGATCCAGAATTGTACTAATTATCAGGGTGGATATGGGGCAGTGTAAGACATGTTCCTTATTTTAATGGCGTAAGCAAACATTGAATTATGATAATTAAGTGCTGCAAAGGAAAAATACAGAGCGAATGAGTATTTAACagcagttttttgttgttttttttttttttggagggactggttctttattttaaaaagatacttgtTCAATTTTCAGTATCAAAACGTTGCACTAtgggtttctctttctcccaattGGCCCCCAAAGGGACCACACCAAAAAAGAGTACATTTAAGCCAATAAGCTTTAACAACAGTTCTTAACCTACTTTGTTAAGAAATGGTGGGAGCTGAGGTGGATCAGGAAGTTGCTTCAGAGGAATAACATTTAAGCCTTAAGCATGAGAAGACTAAAGGAATAGTGAGAATTCTGAAGTGAGAAGGTTGAGCCTTTGGAGAACTGAGAGGAAGCAGCTGCTAGTGGCTACAGTGTGACAATGAGAATAGCTAACACAGGTGCTTGCTCAAGTCATATAATActtctaaccccccccccccccgaaatagGTACTTTTATTATTCCcctttcacagataaggaaactaaggcacagagagtttACATAACTTCACCAAGACCTTCCACCGATAAGCAGCAGAACAAGCATTTGATCCTAGGGACTCTAACTCAGGGGGAGATGGGtgagagatgaggctggagaagaTTCAGGTTGAGGCCATACTAGAGTTTCAGGACTATGTCATATGTATAGTGGTAAGGAGGCTTCAGACAGCTcaaggcggggaggtgggggggaaagTCTACATTTTTCATGGGACTCTTAACAGAAAACAGCACAAAGCttgaattatatctcaactacAAAGAGCCAGGTGCAAAAACAAGTTAATGAGATGGGAATGTTTCCTTTATACTGATATACATGATATGCAGTGCAGTATCTGATGATTTATTCATCTTGTTATAAATGGTATGTAGGCCTCAATAATTGTTCCAAAGAATGATAGGCTTCCTCTATCATTGTTCTGACTCTCGTGTTTAATTACAACAATATCTTTATGAAATAGATATTCTTATCCACGTTatcaatgaagaaactgaggcctggaaaaATTATGTAACTTGTCCAAGCTCACCTAGATAGTAAGTAGTAGAACCAGATTTAATTTCAGATCGATCTCTTGACTCCAAAACCCTGCTTTCTCTTTGCCAGACTCCTCTAAGTATAATGCACTTTAGACTCAGGAGGATTAAGTATTAGGGACTTGAAGCTCTGTATGAGTGTAGGCACTGTGAGAACATCACAGATTCATGGATTCTCAAACATTAAAGTGGAAGAATCACTTGGGGAGCTTGTTAAGCGTAGATTCCTGAACCCTATCCACTCTAATTCAGTTGGTTTGGGGTGGTGCCCAGGAGTCTGCATTCTGATAAGAACCTCAGGTAATCCTGATGCAGCTGGCCCTTGGATCACACTTTGAAAAATACCATTGGAGCtgcttaaatctttttttaaaataaatatgcttttagagggagagaaacatcatggataggctgcctcctgcacgccccctactggggatcgagcctgaaacccaggcatttgccctgactgtgaatctaaccagtaacctcttggttcatgggttgatacccAACCGCTGAGTCACATGGCCGGACTGCCTAAATCTTTTTAAGTCCTCCGGTTCTGATAAATTACACCTTGAAAGTGAAGAAAACATAAGGATGTTTTGAAAACATGTTTGTTGACTTTGAAGGATCACATATAAGGGGGAATGTGAGAAAAATTGTTCCTGGTTTCAAGCTAGTGGATTCTGTAAGAACTGATTGATGAACTAGACTCCAGCTTGGCCTTGGACAGTCAGTCCATCATCCTAAATGACTTTAGAGACAAGGTGGAAAAATGGAAGCTGTATAGTAGTGTAATTAAGCAGCCTACTAACTAATAATCTAAAGGAAGTTTTCTAATAGCACAGTGATCAtaccctccatctggtttatccCCCTATCCCTCCTCACTTAACAAACCCTGTTAACCTTCAGTGTCTCTTTCTCCTAAGATCCTAGCCTGGGACAGATTACTTAGTTACATGTTATCATAGAACCCCATTCTTATCCTTTGGTGAATATACtcagtttatataataaaattattagagtagtgacttgatttttttttccattgggtAAATTTTGTGAGAATAGAGAATGCCAGTTTTTGCTTTCCATTGTATACTTAGGACCTAGTGCTGGTATGTGGCAGGCTTTTCATAAATTTGTTGGCTGATAAATGAATGCATGCTCACCTTGCCTTTGTCCTCTTTGGACTTGGATGAGGACAATGGCATCCTGATCAAATTAGCAGGGAAATTAAgctgtaaagcagtggttctcaaccttcctaatgccgcaaccctttaatttaatacagttcctcatgttgtggtgacccccaaccataaaattattttcgttgctacttcataactgtaattttgcaactgttatgaatcataatgtaaatatctgatatgcaggatgtattttcattgttacaaattgaacataattaaagcatagtgattaatcacaaaaacaatatgtaattatttatgtgtttacctatggtcttaggcgacccctgtgaaaaggtcattcgaccccaaaggggttgcaacccacaggttgagaaccgctgctgtaaagAGACTTATTagaagaaaaaggagccctcTCCTAACTTCACAATAGAATAATAGACTGAATTTATCGAATATAATAGGACTAATTGAATAATTGTATGTGTCCCAAAACGCCAGCTACATGAGGACAGATCTGAACAGCAGCACAAGAGAGAAAGTCATGGAGGTTCCTGAGTATGGGATGATAAagcttttaaatatgtaaatagaaCCTCGAGGGCTCTGAATGTGTGACCTCACCTGGGTATTGTGTTCCATATCAGCCTCCACATTTTAGGTTGAGAAGTTGATCAACCAGAGTTCATTCATAGGcatatgatataaaataaaataatgaggaaATTTGAAGTCATTCTGTTGGAGATGCACTTAGAGAACCTGGAGATACTTATTACGGAAAAGCAAAGACTCCAGGCGGTCATCAGATGTTTGATAGACTCAGAAGCAACTGATGTTGACTGACTTGTTATTGTACTGATGTGTGcgtttatattttcatattcatattttcatatttatattttcatatttgggGTAGCTGGTggtattttatagaagaggactAAAGCTGAAGCCCATAGTCTCGGCTATCAAATCACACTTTCTTTCAAAACAAATCTATTAGAATGCACACCAAAACCTTCTCCCCAGATTCCAAGAACAGCAAAAAAGAAGATAATACTGAAAAAGAACAGACTAGTAAAAAACtggcttaaaacaaacaaacaaaaaataccacaGCTTTCATGAAAGCAAAGGAAAACCCCAAACAATAGATTTGCTAGTTTTTCCATAAAGTGGGTGATGAGGAAGGATGGAAACTCTTGAACAACAAAGAGCAGATGTTGATAAAAGTGGAAAAACTAAGAATAACTGGTAAATCGATTGTGAGAGCAATTTCTCTTTCATgcttttattcaacaaacatttcaaTACTTAGTGTGCTTTGGCACTGTGCTAGTTTCTTAGGATACAGCAAAGAACAATATATAGACAAAGCCCTACTTCCCTGGAGCTTCTAGACCTGTAGgagaaacaaacattaaaaagtacataaagccctggccagtttggctcagttggttgaatatcCTCCCATGTACTCAGAGGTTGTCTGTTCcactcctggtcaggacacatgcccaggttgctaggttgatctccagtagggggtatgtaggaggcagctaaaggatgttttctcctctctccctctcccttcctctctctaaaaaaaaatcaattaaaaaatatttttaaaagtgcataaATAGCTTGCTCAgcacctttcccttcccccactaCCCTCCAGGCATGTTACCTTTGCCCTTCTCTCTCCGaggctccaagggcccttcttttgcttctgcaacttgtttcctgagcctacgcagcccagctggctcacctcTACTACCTCTGTGACtctctaaataaactttctcgtataacttgaataaataaataagtaaaataaaaagtacataaaTTCTTTTATTGTAAATTGTGGTGGGTGCTATGAAGAATTATAGACTGCTTTGTGAATACCCAACAGAGATACCTAACAGTGCAGGAAATCATTGCCAAGATTTTAGTTCTAGAAGATAGAGTGACCAAATGTCCCGACTGTCCTTATAGTGTTGGCCcttggacatgtgctctgactaccaaagaacaaaaggaaaatagtatggaggctAGTGTTAAGATTTTCTCACCCTGAGAACAATTGTACTGATTATGGTTAGTTTTAAATGTTAAGTTTACTTTGCTGAGAACATAGCGTGAATTCACTTACTTAGCAAAATTGTTTTGAGCAtcttatatgccaggcactgcactAGACCCTGGGGATAGGGTGATAAACATGAAGGACTGCTAAATTGGGA is drawn from Myotis daubentonii chromosome 3, mMyoDau2.1, whole genome shotgun sequence and contains these coding sequences:
- the MED8 gene encoding mediator of RNA polymerase II transcription subunit 8 translates to MQREEKQLEASLDALLSQVADLKNSLGSFIYKLENEYDRLTWPSVLDNFALLSGQLNTLNKVLKHEKTPLFRNQVIIPLVLSPDRDEDLMRQTEGRVPVFSHEVVPDHLRTKPDPEVEEQEKQLTTDAARIGADVAQKQIQSLNKMCSNLLEKISKEERESESGGLRPNKQTFNPADTSALVAAVAFGKGLSNWRPSGTSGSGQPGQPGTGTILAGASGLQQVQMTGAPSQQQSILSGVQMAQAGQPGKMPSGIKTNIKSASMHPYQR